The Kineothrix sp. IPX-CK genomic interval GATTCCGGTTATTCCATTGTGAAACTTAAAATTAATTTTATTCGCAAATGATTTAAACCCTTGTATCTCAATACTTTTTAAATACATAGTTACTCCCATTACCCCTTTTTAAACTTTGCATGCCAGAAGCGCCTCATATGCCGCCTGCTGCTCCGCCGCCTTTTTCGTTTTTCCGACACCTCTTCCCAGAATCTTCCCGTTCACCCTCGCTTCAATAACGAACCTCTTGTTGTGATCGGGTCCCGTCTCGCTGACGAGCTCATATCGCAGCGTTCCCTTGCTGTCCTTCTGCACTTCTTCCTGAAGCAAAGTCTTACTGTCATAAAACAATTCCTTATTTTCCAAATCAGATAATATGAAGCGATGAATGAAAACACTCGACGCCTCATACCCTCCATCCAAATATATGGCACCGATAATGGCTTCCATAACATCCGCGGTAATGGAATCGCGTCCTCTTCCGCCCGTAGATTCTTCTCCTCTGCCAAGCTGTATATAGCCGCCGATTTCAACATCGGCCGCACAAAAAGCCAGCGCCGGACCACATACAAGCGCAGAACGTTTCTTCGTAAGCTGCCCTTCCGGCATTTTAGGATGCCTTTGGTACAAAAAGTCACTGGTTACCAACTCCAATACCGCATCTCCCAAAAACTCCAGACGCTCATAGTCCTTCGCCCTCTTGATTTTTTGTTCGTTGGCAAAGGAGCTATGGGTAAGCGCCTGCTTTAGCAGTTCCTTATCCGTGAAGCAATATCCTATTTTTCCTTCCAACTCATTTATATCATTTTCCGTTAACATCACATTCCCCCATAAACATCGAAAAAGCCCTTGAGATAGGGCTTTCGATACTCTACATAGTTACTAATTCATAGCGTTCTTGATTAACTCAACCGCCTCTTCAACCGTACTAATCTTTTCAGCCTCTTCCGCAGGAATCTCAATGTCAAATTCTTCTTCAATTCCCATAATAATCTGGAATACATCCAAGGAATCGGCTCCTAAATCATCCGCAAAAGTAGTTTCCAGCGTAATTTCCTCCGGGTCCACGTTGAGCACCTCGGCAATGACTTTTTTTAACTTTTCAAATTCCATGATAACAGCCCTTTCTTATTCATTCTCAAGAGTAATTTTTTCTTTTATTTTATCATTAATCTTCTGCTCGCTAAATGTGATACATTGAAGAACAGAATTTTTGATTTCCACTGCTTTTGAACTGCCATGTGTCTTTACCACCAGTCCCTTAAGTCCCAAAAGCGGTGCGCCTCCGTATTGCTCCAAATCGAAGGTCTTCAAAGTCTCCTTTAATGCAGGCTTTACCAAAAATGCACCTATTTTGCTCCGAAGGGAAGACATCATTCCGGCCTTTACCTTCTTGATGAGCGTTCCGCCCACCCCTTCGTACAATTTCAGAATCACATTTCCCACGAATGCCTCGCATATGATGACATCCGCATAACCCGCCGGAATATCCCTTGCTTCAATGCTTCCGATAAAGTTGATATCCGGACAGCTCTTGAGCAGAGGAAAGGTTTCCTTAACAAGAGCGTTTCCTTTATCCTCCTCGGCTCCGATATTAACGATTGCAACCTTGGGATTCTTAATTCCCATAACGCTTTCCATATATACGCTTCCCATTTTTGCAAACTGCACGAGATGGGAAGATCTCGCATCCACATTAGCTCCGCAGTCTATCAAAAGCGCTGCACCCTTTTCCGTCGGTATAAGAGGTGCTAACGGCGGTCTCTCCACTCCGCTTAGCCGGCCCACAATAACCTGTCCTCCGACCAGCGTCGCTCCGGTACTTCCTGCGGATATGTATGCGTCGCAGGTTCCTTCCTTCACCAGTTGAAGGGCTTTCACGATGGAAGAATCCTTCTTCTTGCGGATTGCCATGACCGGCGGCTCTGCCGTCTCGATAACCTCCGTCGCATTTACAATTTCCACCTGCTCCGAAGGGTAAGTGTACTTTTTCAGCTCGTCTCTAATCCTATCCTCTATTCCCACCAGATAGACCTTAACCTTGCTGCTCTCCTTTACCGCTTCGACCGCACCTTTTACGATTTCTACCGGTGCATTGTCTCCGCCCATCGCATCGACAGCAACTTTCACTAACTCTGACATATGCAACCTCCTAATATCTTTCTTTAATATACTAAACCCATATATAAAAATCAAGCTGTTTTTCATGTACAAAATATTTTTATTTCAATACATATAGTTATATCCGTTTTTCACGTAATAAGCTCTTTTTCCTATCACATGAAAAAAGGCCTTCCCAATATCTCAGGAAAACCTCAGCTTTTCATTCATTAATCTACTGCAATAATTTCTTTTTTGTTGTAAGAGCCACATTTCTTGCATACTCTGTGGGGCATCATAAGAGCACCGCATTTGCTGCATTTCACCAATGTAGGAGCGCTCATTTTCCAGTTCGCTCTTCTCTTATCTCTTCTACCTTTGGAAGATTTATTCTTGGGACAAATAGACATTGTTACACCTCCTTATTTGCATCAAAGATATCTTTTATCCTTGCCATTCTCGGATCGGGTACAAACGTATCACAATCGCATGTTTCCACATTCAAGTCTTTCCCGCACTTCATGCAGATTCCTTTGCAGTCCGGTTTACATAAGACCTTCGTCGGCAAGTTCATAAAACACTCATTCTTAATTAAGTCGTCTACATTAAGCTGGTAACCTTCCATGAAATTCTGGTCATCGTCCTGTATGTCTTCCTTATATTCGTCCGGTCCTTCCACCGTCCGCATAAAGTCGAGTATCACCTTCTGATTAACAGACTTCAGACATCTGTCACAGCTTATGGCAAATGTAAGTTCCATCTTCCCCTCAATAGACGCTTTGTTCGTTCCAAGATTGGTCAAAGTAAGTGTCAAAGGCGTCTTCCGGATTACGGGGAAATCGCCGAGACGGCAATTCAACTCCGCTATATCCATGTCCACCTGTTTCTCCACCGCTTTTCCTTCGGATGTTAAAACATCAGTTAGGTTCATTAACATAGCTGACTCCTTATGAAAATAATCATTTTCACACTTTGTCAATTATACATATCGGATACTTTTTTGTCAATAGTTATTTCGTTATTTTACCAGTGCAAACGTTTCTCTCGCTATTGCCAGTTCTTCATTGGTAGGAATGGCAAGTACCTTCGTTCTGGAATCCTCCGTAGAAACTACAGTTTCTTCCCCCTGTGCCTTATTCGCCTGCTCGTCCAGGACGATTCCTAGAAAGCCCAGATAATCGCAAACGAGGTTTCGAATGAATCCGCTGTTCTCTCCGAATCCAGCCGTAAAACAGATGGCGTCCACGCCGTTCATCGCCGCCGTATAAGCACCGATATATTTCGCCACTCTGTAGGCGAAAGCCTTCATCGTGCGCACGGAAGCTTCATCCCCTTTTTCATACCCTGCTACCAAGTCCCTGAAATCGGAGGACAATCCGCCGGAAAGCCCTAACACTCCGGACTCCTTATTGAGGATATCCATAATCTGATCAATATTCTTTTCCTCTTTATGAGCGATAAATTCAATGATAGCCGGGTCGATATCGCCCGAACGTGTTCCCATGATTAAGCCCTCAAGCGGTGTAAGTCCCATGGAAGTATCCACACATTTTCCATTCTTTACCGCCGACACGCTGGCTCCGTTTCCCAGATGACATACGATAATCTTCAAATCCTCATAGCTTTTTCCTAAAAGCGCTGCCGCCCTATGGGATACATAAGAATGGCTGGTACCGTGAAATCCGTATCTTCTCACCTTGTATTTCTGATAATATCCGTAGGGAATAGCATACATATACGCCTCTTCGGGCATAGTCTGATGGAAAGCGGTATCGAATACGGCTACCATAGGTGTCGACGGCATAAGCTCTCTGCATGCGTCAATACCCACAAGATTAGCCGGATTGTGCAAAGGCGCCAGCTCATTGCACTCTTTAATGGCTTCAATCACTTCATCAGTAATGATAGTAGAAGCAGCGAACTTCTCTCCTCCGTGTACAATACGGTGTCCCACCGCGCCAATTTCCTGAAGGCTTTTTACAACGCCGGCCTTATCGTCCGTCAAAGCGTTCAGCACAAGCCTTATCGCCTGTGTATGGTCCTTCATCGGAGTTACCGTCTTCACTTTTTCGCCTCCGGTAGGCGTATACACCAACTGGCTTCCTTCTATTCCTATTCTTTCGCAAAGTCCCTTTGCAATCAGCTTCTCATCAGCAGCGTTGATCAACTGAAACTTAAGAGAAGAGCTGCCGCAGTTTATTACTAAAATATTCATTATACCCATGCTCCTTTCAAAGTCTGGAGACTTTGTGCGGGTGTACCTGCACACCTTAAGCACAAAACTCCGGCTGAAAGAATTAATTCTTTCAACCTTATATCTTCTGAGATTTTATCTTTATTTATAATTTTATCGCCAAATTACGCGAGCTGAGCCTGCACCGCCGTCAGCGCCACAACACCTACAATGTCCTGCCACGAACATCCGCGGGATAAATCGTTTACCGGTCTGGCGATTCCCTGAAGCATCGGGCCGTATGCCTCCGCCTTCGCCAGCCTCTGTACAAGCTTATA includes:
- the rnc gene encoding ribonuclease III, whose product is MLTENDINELEGKIGYCFTDKELLKQALTHSSFANEQKIKRAKDYERLEFLGDAVLELVTSDFLYQRHPKMPEGQLTKKRSALVCGPALAFCAADVEIGGYIQLGRGEESTGGRGRDSITADVMEAIIGAIYLDGGYEASSVFIHRFILSDLENKELFYDSKTLLQEEVQKDSKGTLRYELVSETGPDHNKRFVIEARVNGKILGRGVGKTKKAAEQQAAYEALLACKV
- the acpP gene encoding acyl carrier protein, with the translated sequence MEFEKLKKVIAEVLNVDPEEITLETTFADDLGADSLDVFQIIMGIEEEFDIEIPAEEAEKISTVEEAVELIKNAMN
- the plsX gene encoding phosphate acyltransferase PlsX: MSELVKVAVDAMGGDNAPVEIVKGAVEAVKESSKVKVYLVGIEDRIRDELKKYTYPSEQVEIVNATEVIETAEPPVMAIRKKKDSSIVKALQLVKEGTCDAYISAGSTGATLVGGQVIVGRLSGVERPPLAPLIPTEKGAALLIDCGANVDARSSHLVQFAKMGSVYMESVMGIKNPKVAIVNIGAEEDKGNALVKETFPLLKSCPDINFIGSIEARDIPAGYADVIICEAFVGNVILKLYEGVGGTLIKKVKAGMMSSLRSKIGAFLVKPALKETLKTFDLEQYGGAPLLGLKGLVVKTHGSSKAVEIKNSVLQCITFSEQKINDKIKEKITLENE
- the rpmF gene encoding 50S ribosomal protein L32; protein product: MSICPKNKSSKGRRDKRRANWKMSAPTLVKCSKCGALMMPHRVCKKCGSYNKKEIIAVD
- a CDS encoding DUF177 domain-containing protein; translated protein: MLMNLTDVLTSEGKAVEKQVDMDIAELNCRLGDFPVIRKTPLTLTLTNLGTNKASIEGKMELTFAISCDRCLKSVNQKVILDFMRTVEGPDEYKEDIQDDDQNFMEGYQLNVDDLIKNECFMNLPTKVLCKPDCKGICMKCGKDLNVETCDCDTFVPDPRMARIKDIFDANKEV
- a CDS encoding acetate kinase, with product MNILVINCGSSSLKFQLINAADEKLIAKGLCERIGIEGSQLVYTPTGGEKVKTVTPMKDHTQAIRLVLNALTDDKAGVVKSLQEIGAVGHRIVHGGEKFAASTIITDEVIEAIKECNELAPLHNPANLVGIDACRELMPSTPMVAVFDTAFHQTMPEEAYMYAIPYGYYQKYKVRRYGFHGTSHSYVSHRAAALLGKSYEDLKIIVCHLGNGASVSAVKNGKCVDTSMGLTPLEGLIMGTRSGDIDPAIIEFIAHKEEKNIDQIMDILNKESGVLGLSGGLSSDFRDLVAGYEKGDEASVRTMKAFAYRVAKYIGAYTAAMNGVDAICFTAGFGENSGFIRNLVCDYLGFLGIVLDEQANKAQGEETVVSTEDSRTKVLAIPTNEELAIARETFALVK